DNA from Ruminococcaceae bacterium KH2T8:
CGAAATTCTCCTTCGGAAGATATGCCCTGAACTCGATCTCGTCGGGACGCATTCCCGCAGGAAGCGTAAGATTACACTCGGCCTCGATCAAAGTCTTGAGTTCATCGAGCCTTGAAGCGTCAAAGAGATATTCGTCTTCGGGAACAACGACTGCTACTACTCTGGGACTTGTAGCCTCATCTACGACTACTGCGCAGACTTCCTTTACGCCCGTTATGCTCACGATCTCTTCTTCGATCACATAAGGATAGATGAGCATGCCGTTGCGCTCGACGATCCTTTTTGTATTTCCGTCAAAATAGATAAGTCCGTTATCGTCCTCGTGACCCGTATCTCCGGTGCAGATCCATACTCTGCCGTCCTTAAAACGTCTCTTGGCGATCTTGCCGATCTCCTCGTCTCCCGCATATCTGCTCATCACAGAAGGAGTACAAACGCAGATCTGTCCCTGCTGTCCCGCAGGCATCTCGGTCTCGCTGTCGGGATCCATTATCTTTACGAGGACACCGGGAATCGGTATTCCGAGTATTCGGTCATTTTCAAGAGACGAGGGATTATAGATGTATACCGATCCGGTCTCATCTATTCCGTATACTCTTTCGACGCTGACATCGCACCTTGACCTGTCGAAGAATCTTCGAAGTTCGTAGCACTGTCCGGGGTTCATTACCGCACCGCAGGATACGATCTTATCAAGGAAAGAAACGTCGGTAAGCCTGATTATAGTGGACTCGGTCATCTGCATGAGAAGTCCCGGATATCCGATCACTACGTCGGGCTTATAAAAACCGAAAACATCCACGGGGAATCTCGTAAGGTTACCTGCGTAAAGGAGCATCGTATTACCCGATGCGATTATGCTGTGTATACCGAGACAAAGTCCGCAGGAGAAATATCTGTCGATAAAGGACAGGGATCTTACGGGGACATCCTTCTCGCTGTCCTTGGTGATGATAAAGATATCGAGCGATGCCTGTTCATTAAGTGCAACGGAAGAAAGTTCCGTAGTCATGACCTTACCCGTGACAGAGCCGCCGTTAAGATAGACGACCGTATCCGAAGCTGAGATCTTCTCAAAAGGCTGATGCTCGGAGATCTCATCTCTTCTCAAAAGATCGAGCCAATATATAAGTGATACTTCAGAAGGAAGCTCTGATTGTCTTACGCGTGAACTGTCGAGCGCCAGTACCTTTCGGATAGGCGAACGGATCCTGTCATTGAGCGTAAAGTAATCTCCGTACTTAACAACGATAACGCTCTTGAGCATCGTCTCGGGAAGTACGTCGATCACGGAATGGATCTGATCGGGCGTCATTATCACGGCCTTGCACTTTTGGTCGATACAGAGCTTCTTGAACCTGTCGGGAGCATTCTCCGTGCTGAACATCGAGACGCGGGCACCTATCTTGGATGCCGCATAGATGGTGATGACCGTGGCAGGAAGTCCGTGGACCGCCAATGCGATACAGTCCCACTTTGCTATACCTATACTGCGAAATGCTTCCGCAGCGGTATCTACGAGCGACAGGAGCTGGGAATACTTAAAGTGCTTCTTGCCATGCTCTATGGCTATGCGGTCGGGAAATCTGTCAGCCGTATCCGCGAGGACTTCGTACAAAGTCCTCTGCACATCGAGCTTAGTCGGCCCCTCACCCTCCGAATAATACCTGCTCCATTTATTGTCCATACATTAGATTATACACATCGAACGCTCTAAAGGCACGGATCAGCTGCAAGAACTTATGTTCTCAAACCGATTTTTGTGCTATACTTGACCCATGGCTAAGAGTAAGATCACATTTTTCTGTAAGGAATGCGGTTTCGAGACCAGCGGCTGGATGGGAAAGTGTCCCGGATGCGGGCAGTGGAACACCCTCGTTGAATCTACGACCGTAACGGGAAGCGGCAAGAGTTCCTCTTCCTCATCTGCTGCCGCAAAGAGCGATGCTCCGGCATACAGGGCGGCAGGCTATAACTGGACCAAGAGTAATGCTACCGTAAGGCTCAAGGACGCGGGAAAGGAAGTCTATACGAGATTTTCCACCGGTATCCCGGCTCTCGATGACCTCTTCGGAGGCGGCATCACGAACGGCTCGGTAACCCTTGTAGGAGGCGAGCCCGGTATCGGAAAGTCCACCCTGCTCCTTCAGATGGCTGACAGTCTCAAAGCCGAAGGCGACGTCTTATATGTATCGGGTGAGGAATCCCCTGCCCAGATCGGAATGAGAGCAGAACGCCTCGGAATAGATAATGACAGGATCATAATCTGTGCCCAGACGAGCTTTGAGCTCATAGCAGAAGAGATGCAGAACACCAAACCCGTTCTCTGCATCATCGATTCCATACAGACTTTATTTTCTGAAAATATAACGGGTACCCCGGGCAGCGTATCGCAGGCAAGAGAAGTAACCGCGGGACTTATCAGGATCGCAAAGAGCAACAATATGCCGATCATACTTGTAGGTCACGTTACGAAGGAAGGCTCGATCGCAGGTCCCAAGACCCTCGAGCACATGGTCGATACGGTACTCTATTTCGAAGGCGATAATACAGGCAGCTACAGGATGCTGAGATCCGTAAAGAACAGATTCGGCAAGAGCAACGAGCTCTCATTCTTTGAGATGCAGCAGACGGGACTTAAGTCGGTCGACAGTTCCTCCGCGCTCCTCGTTATGGGTCGTCCGCTCAATGCTCCGGGCTCCGCTCTCACCTCGACTCTCGAAGGCGGACGCGCACTGACCGTAGAGATCCAGGCCCTTGCTTCCGATTCATGTTACGGAACTCCTCAGAGGATGACTTCGGGACCTGACAGGAACAGGACTACGATGCTGCTTGCTGTAGCAGAGCAGACCTTTAAGCTCGCACTTAATACTAAGGATTGCTTCATAAATGTCATAGGCGGTCTTCGCATAACCGATCCGGCATGCGATCTGGCGCTCATCGCGGCAGTCGTATCCTCGGTAAGAGGGATCCCCATAAGAGAGAATACTCTCATATTAGGAGAGGTTGGTCTTTCAGGCGAACTTCGTCCCGTATCGGCGATCGCGCAGAGAGTAGCCGATGCCGTAAGGATCGGCATCACGAACGTGGTACTTCCGAGCAGCTGCAGAAATGCGGCCGAGCAGTCAAAAAAGGAGTCTTCGGAGGCGGAGTTCATCTTTGTGGATAATATCTCCGAAGCAGCAGATGTCCTATTCTCAGGAGGTAAATGATCTATGAAGAGAAAACTCTATGTGATCATCCCCGCAGCAGGCAAAGGCGAGCGCATGGGTAAGAACAGCAATAAGCTGTTCATGGATATAAAGGGACTTCCCGTTATCGCGAGGACCCTCAAGGCTTTCGATGATTTCAGGATGACGGGCACGGATATCCATGCCGTCGTAGTCACTAATGAGGATAATATCCCTTCGATGCGTGAAGTGGTCGCAGCTTATGATCTTCCTTTCGTAGAAAAGATCGTATTAGGCGGCAGCAGCAGGACCGAATCCGTATATTGCGGAGTAAAGGCCCTGGCAGAACTCGGTAATCCTCCGCAGCCTTACGATGCGGTATTCGTTCATGATGGAGCGAGATGCCTTGTAAGCAGCGATATCCTTGAGGACTGCCTCGAGAAGATATCACGTTTTGATGTCTGCGTAGCTGCAGTCCCCATGAAGAGCACGGTCAAGATCATCGCTGATTCGGAATATGGTCCTGTCGTATCGAGCACACCTTCAAGGGACAGCCTGGTAGAGGTACAGACCCCTCAGTGCTTTAAGTACCAGGTGCTCAAGGAAAGCTACGAAAATGCGATAAATAACGGTATCGAGGCTACTGATGACACCGCACTCGCCGAGCTTCTCGGGTATAAGGTCGGCATCTGCAAAGGATCTTACTCTAATATAAAGATCACTACGACCGAGGATATCTCCGCCGCTGAAGCCCTGTTATAAGGCATTCTTTGCACAACGCACAAAACTGACAAAGATTTTTGTTAATTATCCCGATCACACCTTAAACGGCTATAGTGTTACTATCGAAACAGATGTGAATGAGATAATACACTATCGTTTTGCCTGGCATACCTGCATTACTTAAGCGATAGTTGTTCCTCCGAACGAGGCAAAGGGACCGTCAAATGGCGGTCCCTTTAATAATCTCTATTGATATATCTCTGATCATGCGATCGGCTTTCTGAATGTCATGCAGGCGAATACCTGTATGCCTTCTCCTCTTCCAAAGCCCGTAAGGCCTTCTCCCGTCGTAGCAGTAATGCCGATCCTGTTCTCTTCGAGTCCTAAGATCTTCGAAAGGCTCGTCCTGATACCCGGGATATGCTTCTTAAGCTTGGGCTCAAGGCATTCGATCGTAATGGAAAGTCTCGTTATCTTCTCATCCGTAAGATCCTTACGTGCTTCCTCGAGATACACCCTGCTGTCCTTGATCCCGTCCTCAAGACAGATCTTATCTGCCTTACCGCCGAGGATATTGATGCATGTAGCTCCCGATATCGCGTTAGTTACCGCATGAAGGATAACGTCTCCGTCACTGTTGGCCGAATACTTTCGCGTATGGGGGACATCGTATCCGCCGAGCTTTATGGAGTTTTCGGCAGAGTCGTAAGTTCCTTCCTCGAACCTGTGGCTGTCCTGACCTATAGTCATGAAGTACTCATATTCCATACTGAAGTGCTCCTTCCTTATGCTAATTTACCGTAGTCGGGCGTATAGCCGAACGACTCGATCCACTGTGCTACATCGTCCATGGTCCATTCCTCCTTGAGGTGGCCTTCGAACTTCTCCGGGGCCATCCCAGGGCGCAGCAATACGAACTCAGGGTATGCTTCGACCGCATATGTCGCGCCGATCAGCTCTTCGAATATACCGTCAACCGCGATGAACACGATCTGACCGTCTAGCGTCTGTGCCAGATCCTCTACTCCTGCGGTAACGCCCTCCGAATCGGACTGCAGAGAGTTGTAGAAATAAAGGCACATCGTCGTACCGGTACTGTATGTGAGCATCCCCTCGGGATCCGTCACTTCCTTATACTGTATACCGTAAAAGCCTTCTTCCTCCCCCGGGATCTGCTCATATACGAGAGCACACACGGGAGCGGAATAGTCGACCTTGCCCAGATAATCCCTGTAGTCGGTACTCGGAGCCTTTTCCTTTGAGCACCCGGCAACATTAAATGCGATCGCTATCGTGAGCAGGATCGAGATCAGTATCTTTCTCATAAGAGGCTTTCGATCTCGGCTACCGTATTATCAAGGATATCGGCATCGATATCTTCGACCTTTCCGTCATCGACTTCGGCCGTGACCTTGGGATCCAAAGGAAGCTTGTCGAGGATCTTAAGTCCCGACTTCGCTGCCGACTCCGCGAGCTTTTCGCCGTCTCCAAAGAGGGGCATCTTCTCACCGCAGTGACCGCAAACGATATAGCTCATATTCTCGACCATACCAAGGATCCTGACATTCATCATGGACGCCATGTTCTTCGCCTTGCTGACGATCATGGATACAAGATCCTGAGGTGTTGATACCAGAACGATACCGTCGATCGGCAGAGACTGGAATACCGTCAAAGGTACGTCGCCCGTGCCGGGAGGCATATCTATAAGGAGTACATCGAGTGTTCCCCAGTCTACATCCGTCCAGAACTGTCTTACGAGACCCGAGATAACGGGACCTCTCCAGATAACGGGTGATTCCTCGTCATCGGTCAGGAGGTTGAGGCTCACTGCCTTGATGCCGCCCTTTGTCTCGGCGGGAACTATATGATTCTCCTCGGTTGCCGTAAGCGTCTCCTTGAGTCCGAAAGCTCTGGGGATCGAGGGGCCTGTTACGTCTGCATCGAGGATACCGACCTTATAGCCTTTCCTCACGAGCTTTACTGCAAGCACGGAAGTTACGAAAGACTTTCCGACGCCTCCCTTACCGCTTGCTACTCCGATGATCTTCTTGATCTTTGTATTGGCATTTGCGGGCTCTACCGTAGGACCCTGATGTGCCGCACTTCCTCCGTTAGCCGTGGGACAAGTGCTCTGAGATGTGCATCCGCTCTTGGACGGACATGAATCGCATGCTGAAGCCATATTTATTCTCCTTTTTCTTTTTCAACTCAAGATTATATTACGCGGAACGCTCAGGTCAAAATGCGATGAGCTCCGCCTTGCCGTCTTCTATCATGATATACGACGGTGCGGTACCCTGCTTTGGGATCGAGGGGGATCCGGGATTCATATATCTGAAGCCGTCCTTTTGCTCGTCGCAGGCTACGTGTGTATGACCTGCCAGGAGTATCGCGCCTTCGGGAAGAAATACCGGAGGCTCCTCAGCACTAAAGTGGTGACCGTGTGTCGCAAAGATGACCGTCTCGCCCGAAATAAGGTAGATATATTCAGCCATTATAGGGAACTTTAAGACCATCTGATCGACTTCCGTATCACAGTTACCTCTTACCGCAAGGATATTCTCCTTCTCGCTGTTTAAAAGCTCGATCACTTTCTTCGGCTCATAATCCGCGAGCAGATCATTTCGAGGTCCGTGATAGAGGATATCTCCCAGTAAAAGGAGCTTATCCGCTCCCGTTTCATGGAACTTATCTACGACCGCCTTCGCCGCGCCGTATGATCCGTGTATATCAGATGCAACCATTATACGCATTTCGCATTTTCCTCCTGCTCAACATCTTCAAGCTGTTCCTGAAGATATCTAAGTGTCTCATAGTTATCGTCCTTCTTACCCGGACGTATCGTACTCAAGGTCCTGACACCCGATACCTTGACCGCATCGACCATCGATGTGATCTTCTGTCCGGCTGCATGCCTCGTCTTATTTATCGACTCTCGTCCGATGCTCACATAACCTTCAAGGAGAGCTCTCTCCTCTGCCCTGTGTTTCTTCGAAAGTGCCTTCTCCTCATCTCTGTGCTTTGAGTACATCTCTCTGAACTCGGCATATGATTGAGTTGTCGTCTCAACTGCAGGTGATGTCTTTGTAACTATCGTGTCGACCGTATCGTAGATCTGCGTGCCGAGCTTATCGGATACGAGCCTGATGCCGCCCGAGATATTCGAGATGAACCTTACTCTCTCGTTGAACTTAAAGATAGAGGTTACCGTAACGACGATATCGAGCACAAGGATCATGCTGAGGATCGATACGACCGTATATTTAGTGAGACCGTTAGCGAAGTTAATGAGCTTCATGACCGTCGGATGGAGCATATAGACACCAAGCGAGCACGCAATACCCCAGTAGATGGAGAAACGAAGACAGATAAAGCCGTGGAAGTTGAACTTATAGTCCGTATAGTCCCACCATCTCAAATGGAATATCCAGTAAAGGATAACGCCCGCCAAGAGCTCGACTGTCGTCGCCGTGATCGCCGAACCGAAGAACAGTACGGGGAAGTTATGCGCCAGTGGCGAGAAGAACCAGATAACTCCGTAGAATCCGAGTCCGTATACGGGACAGTGCGGGCCGTTCAGGAATCCTCTGTTTATGAACTTACCTTCCGTGACACCATAATAGATGACCTCCACGATCCAGCCTATGAAGCCGTAGATGAAGAACATTATCATGGAATCTATGAACGTGTACGGCAGGAATCCGTCGGCGAGTTTCATGAGATGGGCGAAGAACGTCATGCGTTATGCCTCTCCCTTTATAGATCTCATTACTCTGTAGCCGCCCGAGATAGCAACAGTCTCACAATTTCCGAAGAGCTCGGTGAGCTTCTTCTCGGTAGACGGCGCGCCCTGCTTTCTCTGAAGGACTGCGTAGATACTTGCACCCGGGGCCATATGCTCATATGCCTGATCGTAAAATGCGAATACGGTCTGCTTTCCTGCCCTCACGGGAGGATTTGTCATGACGATATCGAAGATATCATCGTCGCCGAGCGCGGATAAGACATCCGACTGAACGCACTTATTTATCTTTACGTTATTAAGTCCCGCATTTTCACGCGAAAGCTCTACCGCTCTCGAATTAACATCGACCTGCGTGACCTCAAAGGCCATAAATACAGACTTCATGACGATGCCCACGGGACCATAGCCGCAGCCTAGGTCCAGGAGCCTTTCGCCCTTCTTTGCCCCTCTGGCCTTGATATCTTCTATTACTGACTCGATGAGCAGATCAGATCCCTTGTCGATCTCGGATCTGCTGAATACGTTGGTATCGGTAACAAAGCGAAAGTTCATGCCGTTCGCTCTGTAATCGATCATCTTTCTTTCGGACGGCGTGTCGGGCACGCTGTCGTAATAATGCGCCATTTCTCTTTCCTTTTCCGAGGTCAGATCACATCATCGATATGATCCTGTCGTTGATAGAGGCAAGTGCGGCAGTCCTCGACCAAGGCATCTCCGCACACTGGATAAAGCCGTTGCTTATCGCTTTCTTGCAGGCCTGAACCTCAAGTGTATATCCCGACAAGCCGTCTCTTGCTTCGCTCTTTATAAGATTGCCGTCTTTATCGTACAGTTCGACTCTCTCGTAGTTATTGATGTTCTTTATCCTGATGAATCCCTTATCGCCGATGATCGCGCCGTCTCCGTCAGTCCTTGCATCCATCGTGACATAGGATACGCTCTGAGCTCCGTCGTTTCTCTCGAGGATGAAGGTCGTATCTTCGTCGATGCCGGTCGAATACTTTCGCGCACGAACGCTCACGGGGAAGATATCGTCGCCTAAGATCGACATTGCAAGATGCGTGGGATATACGCCGAGATCAAGATAAGCACCGCCTCCGAGCATGGGATCCGTAAGCCTCGGCCTGTCCTTGATGTCATATCCGAGATTGGAGGATATATACTTGAGGCTTCCGATATCTCCGTCCTTGATCCACTGAAGGATGAGCTTATGAAGGGGCATGAAAGCCGTCCACATAGCCTCACAGACGAAGAGATTACGGTTCTTTGCTTCAGTAAAGATACTGTCAGCCTCGGCCTTGCTCATCGTAAAAGGCTTCTCAACCAGGATATTCTTATATGCCTTGAGGCAAAGGATCGCATTCTCATAGTGGTAGGTATTCGGAGTCGAGATATAGATCAGATCTATGTCCTTCATGTTGATCATCTGCTCGTAAGTACCGCACGCCTTGGCATCCGGACAATACTTCTTGGCGAAAGCATTCGCCTTCTTCTTCTCCCTCGAAGCGACCGCCGCGACCTTTATATCTTCAAGCCCGGCGAGATTCTGAGCCATTACTGCGGCTATCTGTCCACAACCCAATATACCTACATTGAACATATGCATGTACTTCCTTTGCTCAGGATATAGATTACAACTAATTTTATTTCATTCATGTTGAAAGTTCAATTGTGACGGGATTAACGTTCTCTTAATTTACAGATTGAAGTTTATACTCCCTGATAATAGAATAATTCCGTAAAAGATCTTATTTTTGATTGGAGAAATACCCGTAATGAACGATATCTTCGTTGTCGGACACAAGAATCCCGACACAGACTCCATAGTCTCGGCTATGGCATATGCGGCGCTTCGAAATGCTTCGGGCGACCGCGAATACAAGGCGGCAAGGCTCGATCACGTAAGCGATGAGACCAAGAGGATGCTATCAAAGTTCGGTTTTTCTGCTCCCTTGAGGATCAGAGACGTAAGGACTCAGGTATCCGATATCGATTTCGATACACCGCCCGCACTCGACCCTTCCGTTACTTTGGACCATGCATGGAAAATCATGAAGGACGGCTCTAACACGACTATCCCGATCGTAAATTCGGACGGTACTCTTTACGGAACTCTTTCCGCAGGAGATATCGCAACTTATAACATGAGCACCATCGAGGCTCCTTCCGTAAAGGATCTTCCGCTCTTTAACCTTCTCGGAGTAATCGAGGGACGCATTATAAACGACGGCGGCGACATGGTAGATTCCATCTCCGGTAAGATCGTCATCGCACTTCCCCTGAGCGAAGAATCCCTTATGTTCAAGGGTAGCGACAATATCGTCCTTTGCGGCAACCAGCCCGATATGATCAGGAGAGCATTCGAAAACAACGTAAATGCGATCATCCTCTGCGGAACGAATGCGGATAATTCCGTTATCGGCGAGTATAAGGACAGCAAGACATGCGTTATCTATACGCCTTTCGATGCGTTGAGCGTAGCCAAGCTCATCTATCAGGCGGCTCCCGCTTCAAGGGCATGCTCCAGGGGCGAAGTTGTATGCTTCCACTTGAGCGACTATATCGACGATGTTCGTGAGATCGTCCTTAAAAGCAGATTCAGGAGTTACCCCGTACTCGATGAGAACGATAAGGTCGTCGGAACACTTTCGAGATTCCACCTCCTGAAGCCGAGGCACAAGAAGGTCGTACTCGTAGACCATAACGAATCCGCTCAGGCAGTACCGGGTCTTGACCAGGCCGAGCTCCTTGAGATCATCGACCACCACAGACTCGCGGATATACAGACAACGCAGCCTATCAGGGTCAGGAACGAACCCGTCGGCAGTACGACTACTATCGTTGCCGAGATGTATCAGGAGCACGGCGTAACACCTGCTCCCAACATGGCAGGACTTATGGTATCGGCTATCCTGTCAGATACCGTTATGTTCAAGTCTCCTACATGTACCAAGAGAGACATCGCGATGGCAGAGAGGCTTTCGAGGATCGCGGGCGTTACGATCGAGGATATCGGTAAGGAACTCTTCGACGCTTCTTCGTCTGATTCGAAGACCGCAGAGCAGCTCATCGGCGGCGACTTCAAGGAATTCCATATCGCAGGCCAGACACTCGGTGTCAGCCAGATCATCTGCGTAGATTCGAGCAAGATGCTCGAGCGCAAGTCGGAGTTCATCGAGACGATGCAGACCTTAAAGAAGAAGAACGGCTACGACATGATCATCCTCATGCTCACGGATGTGCTCGTCGAAGGCTCCGTTCTCCTCTACATAGGAAACGACGATACGATCAGATATGCCTTCTCCGTAGAGCCCAAGGACAACGAAGTATTCCTGCCGGGCGTCATGTCACGAAAGAAGCAGATCATCCCCATGCTCACCGCTTTGTGGGGCTGATATTCAAAAACTTACATACAAACAGGAAGGCTGCCTCGCTTCGGAGACAGCCTTCTTTTTTACTCTATATCATCCCTCAAACGATCAGAATATGTTTGCATTCAGTACGATGACAACATCACCGTTTCCGTCATAGAAAGTGATCGTATACATGCCGGCTTCAAGATATTGTCCCGAGCTGTCCAGAGGAGCTCCATCCGTCCAGGTGCCGAGCATTACCGCTGATGTATACTGTGTGCTGACAAGCTGACCGTTACACTCGATAGTAGCGTACAACGAATAAACATCGATCGTTCCGTCTGTAGTGATCGCAACATCAAAATAATCACATTGGGAAGCGGAGAAGTTACAGATCAGATGATCGGGGGTCTCGGATTCATATCCGTCGCCGTTCCACCATATATCATTTATATGTTCGGACTGATCAGCTATACGATCGGTCAACTCGCACGTAGTAAACTCATAAAGATCGTCCATTATATCTTCGTAATTTACTACTACCCATTCACCTTTCTCTTTTTCAAGCTCAAACGTGGTCTCGATCTCTATCTCCCCCACATCGTCCAAAGACTCTAACATTACACTGATAAAGATATGATCCTCATCGAGTATCGTCTGATAGTCGGAAAGGGCGAATACTACATCTACCTGAGCCTTATCTTTCTTAAATTCAACTGAATCTTCATCGATCTCGTAGTCGATGGTCCTTGCGACAGCAGATATGAACTGAGATGCTTTTTCGCCATAAAGATCTTCATTATTGAAATCGAGTCTCTCTTCCCAGTCTTCGCAGTCATCTTCAAAATCTTCAGCCGACGCCTTGCTCATCTCGTCGAAGTCACAATCGGCAGCGCCTTCCGCGAAAGCCTCCGCTGCTTCGATAACATCATCCGGATCATTCTTCGAAGGCAGGAACGAGCATCCCGTCATGGAAAGCATCATCGCCGATGCCATAAGTGCACATGTTGTCTTTTTAATATTCTTCATTCATCA
Protein-coding regions in this window:
- a CDS encoding Acyl-CoA synthetase (AMP-forming)/AMP-acid ligase II, producing the protein MDNKWSRYYSEGEGPTKLDVQRTLYEVLADTADRFPDRIAIEHGKKHFKYSQLLSLVDTAAEAFRSIGIAKWDCIALAVHGLPATVITIYAASKIGARVSMFSTENAPDRFKKLCIDQKCKAVIMTPDQIHSVIDVLPETMLKSVIVVKYGDYFTLNDRIRSPIRKVLALDSSRVRQSELPSEVSLIYWLDLLRRDEISEHQPFEKISASDTVVYLNGGSVTGKVMTTELSSVALNEQASLDIFIITKDSEKDVPVRSLSFIDRYFSCGLCLGIHSIIASGNTMLLYAGNLTRFPVDVFGFYKPDVVIGYPGLLMQMTESTIIRLTDVSFLDKIVSCGAVMNPGQCYELRRFFDRSRCDVSVERVYGIDETGSVYIYNPSSLENDRILGIPIPGVLVKIMDPDSETEMPAGQQGQICVCTPSVMSRYAGDEEIGKIAKRRFKDGRVWICTGDTGHEDDNGLIYFDGNTKRIVERNGMLIYPYVIEEEIVSITGVKEVCAVVVDEATSPRVVAVVVPEDEYLFDASRLDELKTLIEAECNLTLPAGMRPDEIEFRAYLPKENFGKNDHDALRIQIESRDTDEEIDLEAEEDPADDTLIQ
- a CDS encoding DNA repair protein RadA/Sms: MAKSKITFFCKECGFETSGWMGKCPGCGQWNTLVESTTVTGSGKSSSSSSAAAKSDAPAYRAAGYNWTKSNATVRLKDAGKEVYTRFSTGIPALDDLFGGGITNGSVTLVGGEPGIGKSTLLLQMADSLKAEGDVLYVSGEESPAQIGMRAERLGIDNDRIIICAQTSFELIAEEMQNTKPVLCIIDSIQTLFSENITGTPGSVSQAREVTAGLIRIAKSNNMPIILVGHVTKEGSIAGPKTLEHMVDTVLYFEGDNTGSYRMLRSVKNRFGKSNELSFFEMQQTGLKSVDSSSALLVMGRPLNAPGSALTSTLEGGRALTVEIQALASDSCYGTPQRMTSGPDRNRTTMLLAVAEQTFKLALNTKDCFINVIGGLRITDPACDLALIAAVVSSVRGIPIRENTLILGEVGLSGELRPVSAIAQRVADAVRIGITNVVLPSSCRNAAEQSKKESSEAEFIFVDNISEAADVLFSGGK
- a CDS encoding 2-C-methyl-D-erythritol 4-phosphate cytidylyltransferase, with protein sequence MKRKLYVIIPAAGKGERMGKNSNKLFMDIKGLPVIARTLKAFDDFRMTGTDIHAVVVTNEDNIPSMREVVAAYDLPFVEKIVLGGSSRTESVYCGVKALAELGNPPQPYDAVFVHDGARCLVSSDILEDCLEKISRFDVCVAAVPMKSTVKIIADSEYGPVVSSTPSRDSLVEVQTPQCFKYQVLKESYENAINNGIEATDDTALAELLGYKVGICKGSYSNIKITTTEDISAAEALL
- a CDS encoding 2-C-methyl-D-erythritol 2,4-cyclodiphosphate synthase: MEYEYFMTIGQDSHRFEEGTYDSAENSIKLGGYDVPHTRKYSANSDGDVILHAVTNAISGATCINILGGKADKICLEDGIKDSRVYLEEARKDLTDEKITRLSITIECLEPKLKKHIPGIRTSLSKILGLEENRIGITATTGEGLTGFGRGEGIQVFACMTFRKPIA
- a CDS encoding Thioredoxin, translated to MRKILISILLTIAIAFNVAGCSKEKAPSTDYRDYLGKVDYSAPVCALVYEQIPGEEEGFYGIQYKEVTDPEGMLTYSTGTTMCLYFYNSLQSDSEGVTAGVEDLAQTLDGQIVFIAVDGIFEELIGATYAVEAYPEFVLLRPGMAPEKFEGHLKEEWTMDDVAQWIESFGYTPDYGKLA
- a CDS encoding Chromosome partitioning ATPase, Mrp family, contains Fe-S cluster translates to MASACDSCPSKSGCTSQSTCPTANGGSAAHQGPTVEPANANTKIKKIIGVASGKGGVGKSFVTSVLAVKLVRKGYKVGILDADVTGPSIPRAFGLKETLTATEENHIVPAETKGGIKAVSLNLLTDDEESPVIWRGPVISGLVRQFWTDVDWGTLDVLLIDMPPGTGDVPLTVFQSLPIDGIVLVSTPQDLVSMIVSKAKNMASMMNVRILGMVENMSYIVCGHCGEKMPLFGDGEKLAESAAKSGLKILDKLPLDPKVTAEVDDGKVEDIDADILDNTVAEIESLL
- a CDS encoding Uncharacterized membrane protein; translated protein: MTFFAHLMKLADGFLPYTFIDSMIMFFIYGFIGWIVEVIYYGVTEGKFINRGFLNGPHCPVYGLGFYGVIWFFSPLAHNFPVLFFGSAITATTVELLAGVILYWIFHLRWWDYTDYKFNFHGFICLRFSIYWGIACSLGVYMLHPTVMKLINFANGLTKYTVVSILSMILVLDIVVTVTSIFKFNERVRFISNISGGIRLVSDKLGTQIYDTVDTIVTKTSPAVETTTQSYAEFREMYSKHRDEEKALSKKHRAEERALLEGYVSIGRESINKTRHAAGQKITSMVDAVKVSGVRTLSTIRPGKKDDNYETLRYLQEQLEDVEQEENAKCV
- a CDS encoding 16S rRNA (guanine1207-N2)-methyltransferase, with amino-acid sequence MAHYYDSVPDTPSERKMIDYRANGMNFRFVTDTNVFSRSEIDKGSDLLIESVIEDIKARGAKKGERLLDLGCGYGPVGIVMKSVFMAFEVTQVDVNSRAVELSRENAGLNNVKINKCVQSDVLSALGDDDIFDIVMTNPPVRAGKQTVFAFYDQAYEHMAPGASIYAVLQRKQGAPSTEKKLTELFGNCETVAISGGYRVMRSIKGEA
- a CDS encoding Predicted dehydrogenase yields the protein MHMFNVGILGCGQIAAVMAQNLAGLEDIKVAAVASREKKKANAFAKKYCPDAKACGTYEQMINMKDIDLIYISTPNTYHYENAILCLKAYKNILVEKPFTMSKAEADSIFTEAKNRNLFVCEAMWTAFMPLHKLILQWIKDGDIGSLKYISSNLGYDIKDRPRLTDPMLGGGAYLDLGVYPTHLAMSILGDDIFPVSVRARKYSTGIDEDTTFILERNDGAQSVSYVTMDARTDGDGAIIGDKGFIRIKNINNYERVELYDKDGNLIKSEARDGLSGYTLEVQACKKAISNGFIQCAEMPWSRTAALASINDRIISMM
- a CDS encoding manganese-dependent inorganic pyrophosphatase, with amino-acid sequence MNDIFVVGHKNPDTDSIVSAMAYAALRNASGDREYKAARLDHVSDETKRMLSKFGFSAPLRIRDVRTQVSDIDFDTPPALDPSVTLDHAWKIMKDGSNTTIPIVNSDGTLYGTLSAGDIATYNMSTIEAPSVKDLPLFNLLGVIEGRIINDGGDMVDSISGKIVIALPLSEESLMFKGSDNIVLCGNQPDMIRRAFENNVNAIILCGTNADNSVIGEYKDSKTCVIYTPFDALSVAKLIYQAAPASRACSRGEVVCFHLSDYIDDVREIVLKSRFRSYPVLDENDKVVGTLSRFHLLKPRHKKVVLVDHNESAQAVPGLDQAELLEIIDHHRLADIQTTQPIRVRNEPVGSTTTIVAEMYQEHGVTPAPNMAGLMVSAILSDTVMFKSPTCTKRDIAMAERLSRIAGVTIEDIGKELFDASSSDSKTAEQLIGGDFKEFHIAGQTLGVSQIICVDSSKMLERKSEFIETMQTLKKKNGYDMIILMLTDVLVEGSVLLYIGNDDTIRYAFSVEPKDNEVFLPGVMSRKKQIIPMLTALWG